TTGGGGTCGTTGCGATCGTCGGTTGTATGCAGCAAAACTACTCCCGGAGCGGCAAATGCACAAAAGCCATCCACATGACCGTCCGTAACGGGATCGGGCACAATTCCATCTCCCAACCAAATTACTTTTTGGACTCCTAAATAATCTCGCAAGCGCGCTTCTATTTCAGCTTGACTTAAATGAGGATTGCGATTTCGATTGAGCAAACATTCTTCAGTAGTAATTAACGTTCCTTCCCCGTCAACCGCGATCGCTCCACCTTCGAGAACCAAGTCAGTCGGATACATCGGTATTTCTAGAGCACCACTCAACCGAGCTTTCAGCAGCGCATCATCTGCATAGGGAGGGAACTTCGCTCCCCAACCATTAAATGTAAATCCGGCAATGCGACGTTCTCCCTTATTATTAACTAAAATAGTCGGGCCGGAATCTCGCGACCATCCGTCGTTTACGGGAAATTCGATTAACCTTATCTCGGAGCTAAGTAACTCGCGCGCAATGCTTCTCTCGTCTGGATGAACGACCATGAGAACCGGTTCAAATTCCTGCACGGTATTCGCAACATTCGCCCATTCTTCATAGGCATCTTCGAGACCATTATCTTCCCAATTTTGTGCTGGCGGAAACACCATAATTGTATAGTCGTGGGGTTGCCATTCAGCGGGAAAGAAAAAACCATCATCCCGAGGAGTAGAATCTGGGATGAGAGTAGCTGAGGTACGGGAATAATTGGGCATACTATGTAAACTTGTGGTGAGAGAACTGCTGCTGGAACAGGCTGTGGAAATGCCGAGAAGAGAACCAGTGGAAATTAAGCTGAGTTGGAGAAAGTGGCGACGGTTAAACATGAGTGGGTTGCGCTCCACAATATTTGAATGATATCGCGATCGCATCATAGCAAATTAAGACCAGTTGCTCTTCTGGTGCGCGCCAGATATAATGTCATGTAAGATTGCCGATTATCTTGCCAAAAATTGCTAGGGCGCAAAACACGAGATTAATTATGTTTGGAACGTTTCAGTCAAGTCAGTTACGGATAGAAGTTGAGGCTTCTGAAGCGACGATTCGCCAAAGCTTATTATATCCAGAACAATTACGCCAGTGGTTGTGGCCGCAGCAGTTATCGGACGGATTGCCCGAACAGCTTACCACTGGGTTAGAGTTTACCAGTTGGACGGGCCCCGTGGCGATCGCCCATCACGTAGAAATTGCCGAGTCCGCTCGCTTGCGACTCCTGCTCAGTCAAGGAGTTGATGGGTTTCACGAGTGGATGTGGGGAGAAGGCTGGGTGCAGTCTCGCATTGAAGGAGTTACCCTACTCCCCTTAAACTTGGGACAAACGGCCAGTTTGCTCCGCCTGAAGCAGTTTCTCAGTCGTCAGAAGCAAGCTTAAATCTCCAATGCTCTCATTCTCCCGAATATTCTGATGCAATTACAGACTATTCCGCTATTTTCTGAATTAGAATCAGCTCAAACCATTCTCTTAGCAGGTGCAGGAGGAGGGTACGATATTTTTTGCGGGTTACCTCTCTACTTTAGCCTGTGATTGCTGGGCAAAACCGTTCATCTAGCTAACCTATCATTTTCGTGATTTTGAACAAACATGAGGCAGCTTCTAGAATATATTCTCCAAAATAAAGAATGGTTATTCAGTGGTTTAGGTCTTGCCACGTTGTCAGCAATTTTCTGGCTCTTCCAGCAATCAATAATAAGTTTTAGGAGTGCAAAGAAAGGAAATATCAAACAAGGGTACAGTGGAGATATTAGAATTGTTGGGCCTCGTGCATCCGGTAAGACAGTTTATCTTGCAGCATTAGCAGATTGGCATAATTTAGGTAATGAGAGTCCAGTAAATTCAGTTGAAGCTATTAATCAAGCAGCTAGAAGATTGATTGATTACTCCCGCGACATTCTTGCAAATGGACGGCAGCTCGGACCAACTCATGCATTTGATCCACATAACATACCTCATTATGAATTATACATTGAACTTATATTTAATTCCTACTTTTGGCCAGTACATTCTATTTTCAGAAGACGTATCAAATTTAGTGTAAGTTTCCAGGATTATAGCGGTGAAATATTTCATGAAATGGCACGAAAAAATGAAACTAACAATTATGTTATTAATAATTTTCTAGATGTTTGTGCCTTGTCTTCTAAATTTATGATTATTATCGATCCCTTAATTATAGATGACGAAAATGATTTAGAATATGCATTAGCGATCAAAAATTATTTTCAGGAATTAGAGAATCGTTTTATAAGAGGAGATCGAAGTCTAAGTGAGTCCAGAGCTGCTGTAGTGCTTAGTAAATGCGATCAATTAGAGGTTTGGAAACATAGAAAAAATATTATGGCTTTTTTTAAGAATAAATTCCCTCGTTCGTACAAAGTGTTGCAACAAATCAATGCCAAGGAGCAATGTTCGATCGCTTATTTTTCATGTTCTGCATTTGGTATGATTGGTAAACCACCACAACCCAATGCAATTTCCCTACGTGGAGGTTACGCTTTTGTTCTAAAAGATTCAAGTTCATGGCAACCTTTTGGACTAGTAGCACCTATCTACTGGTTATGTACCGGTCGAAGGATAAGAGACTTTTAGTAGTATAATGTGTTTCAGGTATTGGCAACCTGGCGAGAAAATCGTCGCAACACTCAGCCTCGGAAACATATCCCCGTCTAACCCTTTATCAAATAACCTCTGCGCTCTCCGTGCCTCTGTGGTTTTCCTCCTACTCCACCTAAAACTCAAAATACCCTTCCTGAAACGTCGTCTGCCCCGTGCTAGCATCATAAGCAAGTCGATACTCCCGCGCGATCGCCTCCTGATTCCGTAAATTCTCTACTTCAGTTTGTGCGATTTCTGTATCCGTAGACAGCAAAATAACTTGGCGAGCAGCACTGGGAAAGTAGCGCTCGATCAAGTTCTGACGGTGAGAAGAGTCCAGGCGACCAAGAGGAGTATCAATTGCGACTGGAATTTGGCGACCGGAAACGCGCGCTAGTCCCCACAAAAATGCGATCGCCAACAGTTGTTTTTCTCCCGCAGATAATCGATATTTCGGCAAAAACTTCCCCTCTAAATCATATAAGGATAAGCTAAAATTGTGGGTATCGATAACCACGCGATGCACCAGATCGGATTTATGTAAGAGATAGCGAAAACATTCGGTGACTTGGTTTTCTAATTTGTTAAGTTTCTTCAGAGTGAGCTTTTCCCGAAACTGTTCCAATATCGTTTTTACTCTGGCAATAGAGCAAACCATATGAGCCGAGTTTTTGCGTTCGAGAAAGGTTTCTGTATATTTCTTGAGGTCTTTCTTTCCGTCAGCCAGCGCGCGATCGATTTCTTTCAGTTTCCGCTGTTTTTCATCCCTATCCCCTTTCAGTTTAACCCATTTTTCCTCAGCTTTCTTCATCGTATCAATCAACGCTTGGTATTGTTCTGGGGAAGCCGCAGCGGCAATTTTGCGTTCGGTATCCGTTAGCTCCGAGTTCAGTTTTTCCAGATATTCCCATTCTACGTTAGCTTTTTCTACTTGTGCGGGAACCTTATAAGCAATGAGTCGTTCTAAGTTCTCTAAAGTTTCCGGTTTTGCATTCAACCAGGTATTATCCGCAGATAAAATATCTTCAGCGAGAGTTTCCGAATCTTCCTGGAGAAAATCGGCGACTTGCGATGTGGTATCATCGGGGAGCGATAGTGTTTGCAAATAGTCGAGTAAACGGCGATCGCGCTCTTGAATGCGATCGCGACTTATCCGCGCTTTCATTGACTCTCTCTCAGCTTTCCCCTGGGTTAATCCAGATTGCAATAACGATTCGATTAACGCGAGAGGCAAAGAAGCAGATGCCAGCTTAACCAGTATATCGCGAGTTTGCTCGATTTTGTTGGCGATCGCCTTCCGTTGCAAATCGAATTGACTTTTCTCTGCTGCCAGTTTCCCCCCTTCCGTCAGAAACTTATTCTGCGAGACATTATATCGTTTTTCCGCAATTTCTAAATTCTTATTCATTTTCTCAATAGCAGCAGCAACATTCTCTCGCTCCTGCTTCAAGCGATCTGACTTTGCTTCAATTTCATCTAAGTCCGAAAGCTCATCTTTATCGGCTAGTTCTTTCTGCTGTCGGCGCGATAAAATATCGAGATCGATATCTAATTTCTCCGCTAACTCCAATCCCAATAACGATTGAATTGCCTCTACAACTACTGGCGGAGGCGCATCCATTTCTGCCAGTTCTTTCACTTGCTCGCCATCAAAAAGAAATAGATTAGAAATTCCCAAAGGTAGCAAATTTTCAATATAGTCGTCCCAAGTTTCTTCTAGAGCGCGATCGGGAAATTCCCCACTGAGAATACCGAGAGTATCCTTACTATCTTCCTTCGTCCAATAGCGAATAATCCGAAACTCACTTTCTATGCCACTATTAACAACACCGATCGATAACTCCAGGCGCGTTTTTTCGTCCGGGTTAGCATTACGGTTAACGCATTGTTTCAGAAACTTAGTATAACTGAGATTGCCTCTCGTCGAACATTCCGCACGATGTCCGTACAACACCAGACGAATGGCATCCATCAGCGTTGTCTTTCCCCCACCATTCATTCCACCTAATAGAATAATTGGTTGCGATAATTCCGGACGCAAATTTAAGACTTGCCTCCCTAAATACGGGCCGAAGTTTTCTAATACGAGTTCCAGAAAAATCATGAAATGAGGCTAAAATAGTTAGTCGGTTTGAGAGGAATGAGGAAACTTGAAACTTCCCCAATTTAGAGATAACTGTTCTGTCGCCGGTGGGGGTTCGGGTTCCGGTTGATTATCTGGATGGTTCGGATCGGCTTTTTCCGGATTTTCAATTAAATCTTTCACTCGTCCTGCATTATTATCTTGCATTGCATGATTCATTGCACGGCGATAATGTGCTTCTTCAATAGCATCATCTTGCGTCCGAGAACTGGTTTTAAAACAGTTAGTTAACGCCTCATAAATCCCCGAACGACTGCTCTTATTTTGATACTGACGTTCCGTATCCAGGAGTTTTCGCAATAGCTCGAACTCCATGGGGTCATTATTGGTGACTTCTTCGAGAATACTCCATTCATCCAAACCGAGCAGAGTGCGATCGCCATCCGGACGGCGATCGATAAATTCCTCTCCCGTCACTTCCTGATAAATGCGAGGCAAGCTGTCATCAAACTCGTGCTTTTCCTCCAACCAAATTCGCCGAATTTCGCTCAACTCTTCCGGAGTAATTAAAGTAATATTGCCCATTTTCGGAGGCGCGGTTGCACGAACTTGCACCTGTGCTTTCAATAGTTTCCGTAACAAATACTCGCGCCATTCCTTCAGATAAGGACCGGGAATAGGTTCCACAGAAGTTTGATTCTTTTTTCCTTCCACTTTGCGCTCAAAGAGTTGAACATTGCCATGGATTCGCCGGAAATCTCGTTTATCGCGATCGTGTTTTGTATCCAATTCATTGCGAATATCTAGAAGTGGTTGCAACCATTCTTTCTCTTCATCATTTTGAATCATTGCCTCCATCGACTTATCTTTATTTACCAATGTACAAACCCAACAGCCAAAGCGTGAATCCCCACAGCTTGGAGTTGAAGTATCGACAACCAGAGGACATTCATTATCCGCCGTCGCTCCTCGATACATCGCAAACAGATCTTTATTATCTATTCCCCAAGGATTCTCCCATTGCATCAGATACATCCAGACTTCATCCGTTCGCCAATCTTCAATGGGACTATAAATAAAAGAATTAGGCAAGCAAGGATTCGGACTTAATCGCTCGCGGATTCTATTCACCTCATACTTTTCAATCACCCGAGCACGAGCCGTACTCTCAGCCTTACGAACTCCTAAAGCAACAATGGTCTCACCATAGGTTCTAATGGCTTCTCGCATAAAAGCATTGACAGGACTAATTTTCATTCTATCCGTACACCACCGGAATCCTTGTCGAGGTGCTGGATATCCTTTACCAATTAAACACACCCAGAATGTCTCCTTGAAGTTAGGATGAAGTAAATGAGCTTCAATGGGAATATTTTGTGTGGTTGCTGAAGAAGTTATCTGTTGTAGTGACTGAGTTACCCAAGCTGAAACAATTGGATTTTCTACCAATGTATCGGTTGTAATCACATGAATAGTCTTGGTCCGGCGCTCTTTTGGTAGTTTAGCTAAGGCATTCCAGATTAGCTGTAACACCACTGTTGAGTCCTTGCCCCCACTATATCCTATAATCCAAGGAATTTCGTCTAGGCAATAAAGATTTTGAATTTCTTGGGTCAGTTTCTCAATGGTGGTGATAAACTCATCTACGGTACGATGCGGTAATAGTGAAGACTTAGTCGCTGTCATGACAGAGGGTCAGTGTTATGGGGATTGCTCGTGTGATATAGTTACTGTTACAGTACAGAAGCTGTTGTTCATCAAGACTTTCTATTGTACTCTCCAGTATGCCTGAAGATAATCAAAATATTGCCGATGGGACTCTACCTCTTGACCAAGCTCTCTATCCCTACTTCGCTCAACATAGTAAAGATAGGTGTTATCCTGCATTAGTTTGTCATCAGGGTAACCGAGAGATGGTACAGATTAATGTACCTGCTTATGATATCCCTACTCTTTTACAAAGCAAACCCTCTATCAACAACGATCCAGATTCTGGTAAAAATCGTCCAGTAGTGGCAGAACATGCCGGGGAGATTAAAGAGTATATTCGAGAACGAGTTAGAAAGAAGAAGCCCTGGGTATTAGGAACGATAACAGCTAATATCGACCCTTCTGAAATTCAAGTGATTAGGTTGGGTCGAGGTATGGCAATAGCGGTTATTCCCAGAAATGTCAAATTAGATATTACCGATGGGCAACACCGAGTTCGTGCCATTGATGAATTAGCGAGAAGTGAAGAAAATACATTAATTGGTAATGATGATTTCCCGATTACCTTAGTTCTAGAAGGTGACTTTAAGCAATGTCAGGTAGATTTCCGCGATATGGCACAAACGCGCCCGCTCGCACAATCGCTCTTACGATCCTTTGGCGAGTATGAGGGAGTTATTGGGATAGTCAAAAACTTGATAGAATCTGTGCCAATGTTTGCGGGCAAGACAGAAAAAATCAAGAAAACTCCATCACCAAAGCAAAAGTGTATATATACGATTAACTATATTGGCAATTTCGTTAGCTGTGCTTTTGCCGACGATCCTAAAAAACAACTCAAAGACCATGATGTCGAGCAATCTTCTGAGGCTTTGACTGCGTGTTGCAATCAATTCTTTTCACAATGTAACAATACTAAATACATTTTTGAACTCAACTATGCTGAATTAACGTCAGAGGACATTATCAAGTTTCAAGGAAATTGTATTTTGACCAAAAGTGTTGGGTTAGAAGTCTTAGGGCGTTTACTATACAATACCTATGATGAAATTAACGGCACCTTCGATCTAGAACAAGTAGCTCGGCTTTCCCAACTGGATTGGTCCATGAGTAGTCCTTTGTGGCGTGATAGTTTAGTTAGAGTCGATCCAAATCCCAAAAATCCAGCTCAACCCTACAAGATGTCTCCTGGTAGAGGTGGTGTAAAACTAGCTGTTTCTTATATAAGACGAGAGCTTGGATGGTTGGAAACGGTCTAAACTTTAGTGAAGATGTAGTTGAAGTAATAGTAGTTATAATTTATGCTACTATTACTCAATTACTGTCTTTAAGTTGACTAGTCTCTTGCGATCGCGCGGCTAACTCTTGCACAAAAGCTTGATGCTCGGTGGAATTTATCCCCTCTTGCAAAACAGCCAACACTCGTTGCATATCGCCTTGCCGCATTGCCGATACATCCAGGCACAAACCGGGAAAGACTTGGGAGCAGATAACGCCATCTGCATTAGGCAACAAAGAAATATAGTCGCCGTTATCCAAATGAAACCAATCAATTCGTTCCTCAAATATCTGCCAAACGATATATTCTTGAATACCATTGCGTCGATAAGCGCGCTGTTTATCTCCTAAGTCGATCGCCGCACTACTCGCTGCAATTTCTATAACTAATTCTGGCGCACCATCGATATACCCATCGGCACTAAAACTCGAACTTCCCCCACTTTCTGGGCTAATTAACAATACTCCATCCGGTTGCGGTTCGTTATCGATATCCAAACGTACCGTCGGTTCAATTCCTATCCTGACTTGGGAGGTAGCAATTTTATAAGTCCACAACCAACCCATCATATCTCCGTGAGGTTCGGCATGGGGTTCAAAGCGTAATGGTGATGCCATATAGACTATTCCTTCGATAAGTTCCGCTTTTTTCACCTCTGGCATAGCAGAATAACGACGCTCGAACTCTGGGGAGGTGAGACGATCGCCATTTTCCA
This is a stretch of genomic DNA from Roseofilum casamattae BLCC-M143. It encodes these proteins:
- a CDS encoding agmatine deiminase family protein; the protein is MFNRRHFLQLSLISTGSLLGISTACSSSSSLTTSLHSMPNYSRTSATLIPDSTPRDDGFFFPAEWQPHDYTIMVFPPAQNWEDNGLEDAYEEWANVANTVQEFEPVLMVVHPDERSIARELLSSEIRLIEFPVNDGWSRDSGPTILVNNKGERRIAGFTFNGWGAKFPPYADDALLKARLSGALEIPMYPTDLVLEGGAIAVDGEGTLITTEECLLNRNRNPHLSQAEIEARLRDYLGVQKVIWLGDGIVPDPVTDGHVDGFCAFAAPGVVLLHTTDDRNDPNYRILQDAKRRLQEAKDARDRTLEIVEIPLGDDLAHMNFYIVNNGIIVPTSGDPEQDDAPLAILREVFPDREVVGVESLTLAEGGGGIHCITQQVPSTS
- the dndD gene encoding DNA sulfur modification protein DndD, whose translation is MIFLELVLENFGPYLGRQVLNLRPELSQPIILLGGMNGGGKTTLMDAIRLVLYGHRAECSTRGNLSYTKFLKQCVNRNANPDEKTRLELSIGVVNSGIESEFRIIRYWTKEDSKDTLGILSGEFPDRALEETWDDYIENLLPLGISNLFLFDGEQVKELAEMDAPPPVVVEAIQSLLGLELAEKLDIDLDILSRRQQKELADKDELSDLDEIEAKSDRLKQERENVAAAIEKMNKNLEIAEKRYNVSQNKFLTEGGKLAAEKSQFDLQRKAIANKIEQTRDILVKLASASLPLALIESLLQSGLTQGKAERESMKARISRDRIQERDRRLLDYLQTLSLPDDTTSQVADFLQEDSETLAEDILSADNTWLNAKPETLENLERLIAYKVPAQVEKANVEWEYLEKLNSELTDTERKIAAAASPEQYQALIDTMKKAEEKWVKLKGDRDEKQRKLKEIDRALADGKKDLKKYTETFLERKNSAHMVCSIARVKTILEQFREKLTLKKLNKLENQVTECFRYLLHKSDLVHRVVIDTHNFSLSLYDLEGKFLPKYRLSAGEKQLLAIAFLWGLARVSGRQIPVAIDTPLGRLDSSHRQNLIERYFPSAARQVILLSTDTEIAQTEVENLRNQEAIAREYRLAYDASTGQTTFQEGYFEF
- the dndC gene encoding DNA phosphorothioation system sulfurtransferase DndC, with product MTATKSSLLPHRTVDEFITTIEKLTQEIQNLYCLDEIPWIIGYSGGKDSTVVLQLIWNALAKLPKERRTKTIHVITTDTLVENPIVSAWVTQSLQQITSSATTQNIPIEAHLLHPNFKETFWVCLIGKGYPAPRQGFRWCTDRMKISPVNAFMREAIRTYGETIVALGVRKAESTARARVIEKYEVNRIRERLSPNPCLPNSFIYSPIEDWRTDEVWMYLMQWENPWGIDNKDLFAMYRGATADNECPLVVDTSTPSCGDSRFGCWVCTLVNKDKSMEAMIQNDEEKEWLQPLLDIRNELDTKHDRDKRDFRRIHGNVQLFERKVEGKKNQTSVEPIPGPYLKEWREYLLRKLLKAQVQVRATAPPKMGNITLITPEELSEIRRIWLEEKHEFDDSLPRIYQEVTGEEFIDRRPDGDRTLLGLDEWSILEEVTNNDPMEFELLRKLLDTERQYQNKSSRSGIYEALTNCFKTSSRTQDDAIEEAHYRRAMNHAMQDNNAGRVKDLIENPEKADPNHPDNQPEPEPPPATEQLSLNWGSFKFPHSSQTD
- a CDS encoding DNA sulfur modification protein DndB, with product MPEDNQNIADGTLPLDQALYPYFAQHSKDRCYPALVCHQGNREMVQINVPAYDIPTLLQSKPSINNDPDSGKNRPVVAEHAGEIKEYIRERVRKKKPWVLGTITANIDPSEIQVIRLGRGMAIAVIPRNVKLDITDGQHRVRAIDELARSEENTLIGNDDFPITLVLEGDFKQCQVDFRDMAQTRPLAQSLLRSFGEYEGVIGIVKNLIESVPMFAGKTEKIKKTPSPKQKCIYTINYIGNFVSCAFADDPKKQLKDHDVEQSSEALTACCNQFFSQCNNTKYIFELNYAELTSEDIIKFQGNCILTKSVGLEVLGRLLYNTYDEINGTFDLEQVARLSQLDWSMSSPLWRDSLVRVDPNPKNPAQPYKMSPGRGGVKLAVSYIRRELGWLETV
- a CDS encoding Uma2 family endonuclease; the encoded protein is MTLSRSLTSQFAPQKTLPPLENGDRLTSPEFERRYSAMPEVKKAELIEGIVYMASPLRFEPHAEPHGDMMGWLWTYKIATSQVRIGIEPTVRLDIDNEPQPDGVLLISPESGGSSSFSADGYIDGAPELVIEIAASSAAIDLGDKQRAYRRNGIQEYIVWQIFEERIDWFHLDNGDYISLLPNADGVICSQVFPGLCLDVSAMRQGDMQRVLAVLQEGINSTEHQAFVQELAARSQETSQLKDSN